The window CCAGTTGAGTGCACCGTCGTGTTCGGATTCCAGCAATTTGGCGCGCGCTGGTTGCCAGGTTTGGCTCATAGTGTTGTACGTCAGAAAATCGGGTAGCAGACCTGTGCTTCCACCACAGCAGAGCGCTGCTTGTTTCGTCGATTGCAATACCCACTCCCACCGACTTCGCTCGGAAGCGTCGGAATGCATACGAGAAAATAGCGCGAAGGCGGAAAGGATAAAGTCGCTCGTTCGCGTGGAATCGTACAACTTTTTTGCCTCTGCAGAATCACAATTGGCCCAATCGCCAAGTAACGGCGTCCCGAGATGCGGATGAATCGTATACTTGAGAATGGCACTCGCCAACCGATCCGCTTCCAACTTGTATCTCTGATCGCCAAACGTCTTTGCGCCAAGGTAGAGCGAAGACGCAATATCAATGTCTCCATCGGTAGCCGAGGTTCGACCGTCTTCTTCCACATATGGCTCTACGGATGCATTGGAACCAGGCTGGTGAGGAGAACGTATTTGCCAACACATCAATCCGTGTTCGTTACGGAAACCTTGGAAGAAAGCCAGCAGTCCGTCGAAATCGGATCGGTTGCGATGGAGCACAGAAATGAGCATAGCATATCCGTGCGCTTCCGAGCAGGTGATTGCATTGCCATTATCGCCTTTGCCATTGTAGTAGCAGTATAGACCGACCGCGGAGCTGCGCAAATATGTGTCTCTCCATCGCACGTACTTGGCCTCCATCTTTAGACTTGATTGTCTTTGTGATTGCGGCCGTTGTTGGTGCTCGTTGTGGGATAAGCACGGTCCCTGGTCAGGTCAGACAGAGT of the Mycosarcoma maydis chromosome 2, whole genome shotgun sequence genome contains:
- a CDS encoding uncharacterized protein (related to Endoglucanase), coding for MEAKYVRWRDTYLRSSAVGLYCYYNGKGDNGNAITCSEAHGYAMLISVLHRNRSDFDGLLAFFQGFRNEHGLMCWQIRSPHQPGSNASVEPYVEEDGRTSATDGDIDIASSLYLGAKTFGDQRYKLEADRLASAILKYTIHPHLGTPLLGDWANCDSAEAKKLYDSTRTSDFILSAFALFSRMHSDASERSRWEWVLQSTKQAALCCGGSTGLLPDFLTYNTMSQTWQPARAKLLESEHDGALNWNACRTPWRLAHYLATTGDPSIVPLLQHAHRSVRSSKAFNFPTIPAGVDIAAREPKALVDYTDKAFIAPVGYLCYVLGDTDGHSQCVTALNHQEPGYFGDSIDVCIAEQAGHAHEWF